A stretch of Triticum aestivum cultivar Chinese Spring chromosome 1D, IWGSC CS RefSeq v2.1, whole genome shotgun sequence DNA encodes these proteins:
- the LOC123181625 gene encoding linoleate 9S-lipoxygenase 6, translating to MQMPFCPKLWDRSPVPPANAIAVNGTVVVANTFGLSAPGKSTTLRLFSGTQIDHETGKGKLSPEAPLRGGKKSKHGKTSTTTYHVTFVVDADFGTPGAVSVRNGNRADRFFLRHVRLELAEDRSIHFECNSWVYPYKKTAADRLFFVNTSYLPSKTPEALVLLRDEELRSLRGDGKGERKDWERIYDYDRYNDLGNPDNPEHVRPVVGGTRTHPYPRRCRTGRAISNTDGVTETRKHVINLDFYIPPDERFSPGKLEEVLKLGVQAVTHFVIPEARTLVHGNDFKSMEQLRKDLYSRPVQPAVDGEVMERLKSSVPSHKTYKQVAKAVKEEHPAKFPIPQVIQQDPEAWRSDEEFAREMLAGLNPVAIKRLQTFPPVSSGGKRSSITAEHIKSQLGDVTIEMAMHQKRLYILDHHDYLMPYLRRINTLGVCIYASRTLLFLKADGTLKPVVIELSLPSDGEGDTELSRVFLPATHGTEGHLWQLAKAHVSVNDSGYHQLISHWLFTHAAVEPFIIATRRQLSAMHPIHKLLEPHFKDTMQINTLARSILLNAGGILERTMYPGKYAVEMSSAIYGDWRFTEQSLPNDLLKRGMASSSNEPGGLTLHIEDYPYAVDGLEVWHAIDGWVRSYCAHFYHSDKEVDGDAELQAWWHDVRTVGHGDRQGDQACWLALDTVDHLAQTLSTLIWIASALHAAVNFGQYAYAGFPPNRPTRCRRFVPLPGSPEMTQLEADPEKFFLEMVPDRFTATLGLALIEVLSNHTSDEVYLGQRATSTWTDDGQLLRLLDRFREDLRRVERRVEERNKDPRLKNRRGPAKVPYTLLFPDVAGQEKGLTGKGIPNSVSI from the exons ATGCAAATGCCGTTCTGCCCCAAGCTGTGGGATCGGAGCCCGGTCCCGCCGGCGAACGCCATCGCCGTCAATGGCACCGTCGTCGTCGCCAACACCTTCGGCCTCTCCGCGCCCGGCAAGTCCACCACCCTGCGCCTCTTCAGCGGCACCCAAATCGACCACG AGACGGGGAAGGGGAAGCTGAGCCCGGAGGCCCCGCTGAGGGGCGGCAAGAAGAGCAAGCACGGGAAGACGAGCACGACGACGTACCACGTCACGTTCGTGGTGGACGCCGACTTCGGCACGCCGGGGGCCGTGTCCGTCCGGAACGGGAACCGCGCCGACCGGTTCTTCCTCCGCCACGTGCGGCTGGAGCTCGCCGAGGACCGCAGCATCCACTTCGAGTGCAACTCCTGGGTGTACCCCTACAAGAAGACCGCCGCCGACCGCCTCTTCTTCGTCAACACG AGCTACCTGCCTTCCAAGACGCCGGAGGCGCTGGTGCTGCTGCGGGACGAGGAGCTGCGGAGCCTGCGAGGGGACGGCAAGGGAGAGCGCAAGGACTGGGAGCGCATCTACGACTACGACCGCTACAACGACCTCGGCAACCCCGACAACCCGGAGCACGTCCGCCCGGTCGTCGGCGGCACCCGGACGCACCCCTACCCGCGCCGCTGCCGGACAGGCCGTGCCATCAGCAACACCG ACGGCGTGACGGAGACGCGCAAGCACGTGATCAACCTGGACTTCTACATCCCGCCGGACGAGCGGTTCAGCCCGGGGAAGCTGGAGGAGGTGCTCAAGCTGGGGGTGCAGGCGGTGACGCACTTCGTGATCCCAGAGGCGAGGACGCTGGTCCACGGCAACGACTTCAAGTCCATGGAGCAGCTGAGGAAGGACCTGTACAGCAGGCCCGTGCAGCCGGCGGTGGACGGCGAGGTCATGGAGAGGCTCAAGTCCTCCGTGCCGTCCCACAAGACCTACAAGCAGGTGGCCAAGGCCGTCAAGGAGGAGCACCCCGCCAAGTTCCCCATCCCGCAAGTCATCCAGC AGGATCCTGAGGCGTGGAGGAGCGACGAGGAGTTCGCGAGGGAAATGCTTGCAGGGCTCAACCCTGTTGCCATCAAGAGATTACAA ACGTTTCCGCCGGTGAGCAGTGGCGGGAAGAGGAGCTCGATAACCGCCGAGCACATCAAGAGCCAGCTTGGAGATGTAACCATTGAAATG GCAATGCATCAGAAGAGGCTGTACATCCTGGACCACCATGACTACCTGATGCCGTACCTGAGGCGCATAAACACGCTGGGCGTGTGCATCTACGCGTCGCGCACGCTGCTGTTCCTCAAGGCCGACGGGACCCTCAAGCCGGTCGTGATCGAGCTGAGCCTGCCCAGCGACGGCGAGGGCGACACCGAGCTGAGCCGGGTCTTCCTCCCCGCGACCCACGGCACCGAGGGCCATCTGTGGCAGCTCGCCAAGGCCCACGTCTCCGTCAACGACTCGGGGTACCATCAGCTCATCAGCCACTG GCTGTTCACGCACGCGGCGGTGGAGCCGTTCATCATCGCGACCAGGAGGCAGCTGAGCGCCATGCACCCCATCCACAAGCTCCTGGAGCCGCACTTCAAGGACACCATGCAGATCAACACCCTGGCCAGGAGCATACTGCTCAACGCCGGCGGCATCCTGGAGCGGACCATGTACCCGGGGAAGTACGCCGTGGAGATGTCCTCCGCCATCTACGGCGACTGGAGGTTCACCGAGCAGTCCCTGCCAAATGATCTCCTCAAGCG GGGGATGGCCTCCAGCTCCAATGAGCCCGGCGGCCTGACCCTGCACATCGAGGACTACCCGTACGCCGTCGACGGCCTCGAGGTATGGCACGCCATCGACGGGTGGGTGCGCAGCTACTGCGCCCACTTCTACCACAGCGACAAGGAGGTGGACGGCGACGCGGAGCTGCAGGCGTGGTGGCACGACGTCCGGACCGTCGGCCACGGCGACCGGCAGGGCGACCAGGCGTGCTGGCTGGCGCTGGACACCGTCGACCACCTCGCCCAGACGCTGTCGACGCTCATCTGGATCGCCTCCGCGCTGCACGCGGCCGTCAACTTCGGGCAGTACGCCTACGCGGGGTTCCCGCCGAACCGGCCCACCCGGTGCCGCCGGTTCGTGCCGCTCCCGGGGTCGCCGGAGatgacgcagctggaggccgacCCGGAGAAGTTCTTCCTGGAGATGGTGCCCGACAGGTTCACCGCCACGCTGGGGCTGGCGCTCATCGAGGTGCTGTCCAACCATACCTCCGACGAGGTCTACCTCGGGCAGCGCGCCACGTCCACGTGGACGGACGACGGCCAGCTGCTGCGCCTGCTGGACCGGTTCCGGGAGGACCTCCGGCGGGTGGAGAGGCGGGTGGAGGAGAGGAACAAGGACCCGCGGCTCAAGAAccggagggggccggccaaggtgCCGTACACGCTCTTGTTCCCGGATGTCGCCGGCCAGGAGAAGGGGCTCACGGGGAAAGGGATACCCAATAGCGTCTCCATATGA
- the LOC123181627 gene encoding NADH dehydrogenase [ubiquinone] 1 alpha subcomplex assembly factor 3: protein MGHVGCPCKEPFVTRNIFRGGGCKTPDPLEHDAPPPTGGEEEEEDMAAARGQKALATLVRSLRSDSISNSNAPRLRHLPSLRRTFSLYDQINLIDNVPEDQLRFQTYDDTGFKINNVKYEGSLLIVENKIMTWTPKTFADITAESLSIFKVVHPIPEILILGCGKYVQPVSPELRKFIRSTGMKLEAIDSRNAASTYNILNEEGRAVAAAVLPFGVDS from the exons ATGGGCCACGTGGGCTGTCCATGTAAGGAGCCATTCGTAACTCGAAACATTTTCAGAGGTGGTGGGTGCAAAACTCCCGACCCCCTAGAACACGACGCGCCCCCACCGACCGgcggcgaggaagaggaggaggacatggcggcggcgcgggggcaaAAGGCGCTGGCGACGCTGGTGAGGTCGCTGCGGAGCGATTCCATCTCCAACTCCAACGCTCCCAGGCTCAGGCACCTCCCGTCTCTCAG GAGGACCTTCTCGCTCTACGACCAGATCAACCTCATCGACAACGTCCCCGAAGACCAGCTCCGCTTCCAAAC TTACGATGACACTGGATTCAAGATTAACAATGTAAAGTATGAAGGGAGCTTGCTGATAGTAGAAAACAAGATAATGACCTGGACACCCAAAACATTTGCGGATATAACTGCTGAAAG TTTATCAATCTTCAAAGTTGTGCACCCAATCCCAG AGATTCTAATTCTTGGTTGCGGGAAATACGTCCAGCCAGTCAGTCCTGAGCTGCGCAAGTTCATTCGGTCAACAGGGATGAAACTGGAGGCCATCGATTCG AGGAATGCGGCTTCGACCTATAATATTCTGAACGAAGAGGGGAGGGCAGTGGCGGCCGCAGTTCTTCCGTTTGGGGTCGACTCTTGA
- the LOC123181626 gene encoding pyruvate kinase isozyme G, chloroplastic produces MAAAAAEMVRGFAATARAARPAATVAAPPQPRRAVAARVLRTSASEKVAADLSVAGTNGSLSALSNTDVSTDATSQAVDATPRRKTKIVCTIGPSTNTREMIWKLAETGMNVARMNMSHGDHQSHQKVIDLVKEYNAQNTDGNTVAIMLDTKGPEVRSGDLPEPIMLAEGQEFNFTIKRGVSTEDTVSVNYDDFISDVEAGDILLVDGGMMSLAVKSKTADTVKCVVVDGGELKSRRHLNVRGKSATLPSITEKDWEDIKFGVENGVDFYAVSFVKDAKVIHELKAYLKSANADIHVIPKIESADSIPNLQSIIAASDGAMVARGDLGAELPIEEVPLLQEEIIRTCRSMQKPVIVATNMLESMIDHPTPTRAEVSDIAIAVREAADAIMLSGETAHGKYPLKAVKVMHTVALRTESSLYDPTKAPSLVARPKALLNDDFCKSQLSKMFGSHATMMANTLRTPIIVFTRVGSMAVLLSHYRPSSTIYAFTNEVRVKQRLALYQGVVPILMEFSDDAEETFSRAITSLLDAKYMNEGDYVTLVQSGSQSIWREESTHHIQVRKVQC; encoded by the exons atggcggcggcggcggcggagatggtgCGCGGGTTCGCCGCGACGGCGCGCGCGGCCAGGCCGGCCGCGACGGTGGCGGCGCCCCCGCAGCCCAGGCGGGCGGTCGCCGCGCGGGTGCTGCGGACCTCCGCCTCCGAGAAGGTGGCGGCGGATCTCTCCGTCGCCGGGACCAACGGCTCCCTCTCCGCCCTG AGCAATACTGATGTCAGTACTGACGCCACCTCACAAGCAGTGGATGCGACTCCCAGGAGGAAGACAAAGATAGTCTGCACCATAGGCCCCTCGACCAACACTCGTGAGATGATATGGAAGCTTGCAGAGACTGGAATGAATGTTGCGCGTATGAATATGTCCCATGGAGACCACCAGTCACACCAAAAAGTGATTGATTTGGTCAAGGAGTACAACGCACAGAACACTGATGGCAATACTGTTGCTATTATGCTGGACACAAAG GGTCCGGAAGTGCGAAGTGGGGATCTTCCTGAGCCAATCATGCTTGCGGAAGGTCAAGAGTTCAATTTCACGATTAAAAGAGGGGTGAGCACCGAAGACACTGTCAGCGTGAATTATGATGACTTCATAAGCGATGTTGAAGCTGGTGACATACTGTTGGTGGATG GAGGAATGATGTCGCTTGCTGTGAAGTCGAAAACAGCTGACACAGTCAAGTGTGTAGTAGTCGATGGTGGGGAGTTGAAATCAAGGCGCCACCTTAATGTGCGCGGAAAGAGCGCAACTCTGCCATCTATAACAG AGAAGGATTGGGAAGATATCAAGTTTGGCGTTGAAAACGGTGTTGATTTCTATGCTGTTTCGTTTGTGAAGGATGCCAAAGTTATTCATGAACTCAAGGCTTACCTGAAAA GTGCTAATGCGGATATACATGTTATTCCAAAAATTGAGAGTGCTGATTCAATCCCAAACCTCCAGTCCATTATTGCTGCTTCAGATGGG GCAATGGTGGCTCGTGGAGATCTTGGTGCTGAACTTCCAATTGAGGAAGTTCCTTTACTACAG GAGGAGATTATCAGAACATGCCGAAGCATGCAGAAACCAGTAATTGTTGCAACAAATATGTTGGAAAGCATGATAGATCATCCAACTCCAACAAGGGCTGAAGTCTCTGATATAGCCATTGCTGTTCGGGAAGCTGCTGATGCCATTATGCTATCTGGTGAAACTGCCCACGGGAA GTACCCATTGAAGGCAGTGAAGGTGATGCACACTGTGGCACTTAGAACAGAATCCAGCCTATACGACCCAACTAAAGCTCCCAGTCTTGTTGCACGTCCAAAG GCGCTGCTCAACGATGACTTCTGCAAAAGCCAATTAAGTAAAATGTTCGGATCTCATGCTACAATGATGGCGAACACCCTTCGTACACCGATCATTGTGTTTACACGTGTGGGCTCCATGGCTGTCCTTCTGAGCCACTACCGTCCCTCGTCCACCATATATGCATTCACTAATGA AGTACGAGTGAAGCAACGGCTGGCACTCTATCAGGGCGTGGTTCCTATTCTCATGGAGTTCTCAGATGACGCAGAAGAGACTTTCTCAAGAGCAATTACCAGCTTGCTG GATGCGAAATACATGAATGAAGGGGACTATGTCACCCTGGTTCAGAGCGGGTCGCAGTCGATCTGGAGAGAAGAATCTACCCACCATATACAAGTGAGGAAAGTCCAGTGCTGA
- the LOC123181628 gene encoding tobamovirus multiplication protein 2B: MAAAAGGGGGAKATVAEQIGQAVQSTSNLLQLMEQSSPAQVHLAKLPKNLLAKASLTKNTEQVLQQLPNVISSLDAFMDSSLQSASQIKTVTQLLSNMESTQLKSILPASRLQKDQKNTEPGELRVD, translated from the exons atggctgcggcggcgggcggcggcggaggagcgaagGCGACGGTGGCGGAGCAGATAGGGCAGGCGGTACAGTCCACCTCCAACCTTCTCCAGCTCATGGAGCAGTCCTCCCCTGCCCAG GTCCACTTGGCTAAACTCCCTAAGAATCTCTTGGCAAAAGCATCTCTTACAAAGAACACAGAGCAA GTGCTACAACAACTACCTAATGTAATTTCTTCCTTGGATGCTTTTATGGACAGTAGTTTGCAAAG CGCATCTCAAATTAAGACTGTCACACAACTGTTGTCAAACATGGAGAGCACCCAGCTCAAATCTATTTTGCCTGCCTCTCGATTACAGAAAGATCAAAAGAATACTGAGCCTGGAGAACTCAGGGTTGACTGA